In one window of Musa acuminata AAA Group cultivar baxijiao chromosome BXJ3-2, Cavendish_Baxijiao_AAA, whole genome shotgun sequence DNA:
- the LOC103968361 gene encoding galactoside 2-alpha-L-fucosyltransferase-like, with amino-acid sequence MEARGSKSYQSLDMSGDNSEAQPERHSSRILKPCVLLVTCLVSVLLVFLVGTHRTPSWELLRPVGAGAGIGRKNSSSEAPNDRLLGGLLSPDFDGESCLSRYQSMLYRKASPHAPSPYLIRRLREYEALHKKCAPNTHLYNKSIEQLKSGRSNGPMECNYVVWIPHNGLGNRVLTIVSSFLYALLNNKVLLLHIPSDFTDLLCEPFPGTSWVLPSDFPVHNFLDFDKGTPQSYGNMLRNKVIDDEMLSGSSNATLPAYVYLHLPWYYDQWDKLFFCGDAQLMLRRIPWLLLKSDHYFVPSLFLLQEYEEELRQLFLERATTFHHLVRYLVHPTNVVWDYVTKYYRAHLAAADETLGIQIRVFHNFPVPFESMLRQVINCSLSEGILPAVNLQEWAAPASKTDMKVKAVLVASLFSGYAERIRDMYAKHPTTTGELVRVHQPSHEEQQHTEQQGHNIKALAEVELLSFSDALITSAWSTFGYVAQGLGGLQPWILLRHTQSDLPCRQAMSSEPCYLMPPPYPSTHCSKDHGDAGETAAARQYVRQCEDELGGIKVFD; translated from the exons atggaagcgagaggcagcaagaGCTACCAAAGCTTGGACATGTCCGGGGATAATTCGGAAGCGCAGCCGGAGAGGCACAGCTCCCGTATTCTGAAGCCATGCGTGCTCCTAGTCACCTGCTTGGTATCGGTGCTGTTGGTGTTCCTCGTCGGAACCCATAGGACGCCATCTTGGGAACTGCTGCGGCCAGTTGGTGCAGGAGCCGGAATAG GTCGGAAAAATAGCTCCTCCGAGGCACCCAATGACAGACTCCTTGGCGGCCTCTTGTCTCCTGACTTCGACGGAGAGTCCTGCCTCAGTCGATACCAGTCTATGCTCTACCGCAAGGCATCACCTCACGCTCCTTCGCCTTATCTCATCCGAAGGCTGCGAGAGTACGAAGCTCTCCACAAGAAATGCGCTCCGAACACCCATCTCTACAACAAGTCCATAGAGCAGTTGAAGTCCGGCCGCAGCAACGGCCCCATGGAGTGCAACTACGTGGTTTGGATCCCTCACAATGGCCTCGGCAACAGGGTGCTCACCATCGTCTCCTCCTTCCTCTACGCTCTCCTCAACAACAAGGTTCTGCTGCTCCACATCCCCAGCGACTTCACCGACCTTCTCTGCGAGCCCTTTCCGGGGACTTCGTGGGTTCTGCCTTCCGACTTCCCCGTCCACAACTTCCTCGACTTCGACAAAGGGACTCCTCAGAGCTACGGCAACATGCTCCGCAATAAGGTCATCGACGACGAGATGCTCTCAGGTTCTTCCAATGCTACATTGCCGGCTTACGTCTACCTCCACCTGCCCTGGTACTACGACCAATGGGATAAGCTGTTCTTCTGCGGCGACGCGCAGCTGATGCTTCGGAGGATCCCTTGGCTGCTGCTGAAATCAGACCACTACTTCGTGCCGTCCCTGTTTCTACTGCAAGAGTACGAGGAGGAGTTGCGGCAGCTTTTCCTGGAGAGAGCGACCACGTTCCACCACCTCGTTCGGTATCTTGTGCACCCGACCAACGTCGTGTGGGACTACGTCACCAAGTATTACCGTGCTCATCTTGCTGCGGCTGACGAGACGTTGGGCATCCAGATCCGAGTCTTCCACAACTTCCCCGTTCCGTTCGAGTCGATGCTGCGTCAGGTCATTAACTGCTCGCTCAGTGAAGGCATTCTGCCGGCGGTGAACCTTCAGGAGTGGGCGGCACCAGCTTCGAAGACCGACATGAAAGTGAAGGCCGTCCTGGTCGCTAGCTTGTTTTCCGGATACGCCGAGAGGATCCGAGACATGTACGCCAAGCATCCCACGACGACCGGCGAGTTGGTCAGGGTGCACCAGCCGAGCCACGAGGAGCAGCAGCACACGGAACAGCAAGGCCATAACATCAAGGCGTTGGCAGAGGTGGAGCTTCTGAGTTTCAGCGACGCCCTGATCACCAGCGCGTGGTCGACGTTCGGGTACGTGGCGCAGGGGCTCGGGGGCCTGCAGCCGTGGATTCTGCTCCGGCACACGCAGTCGGACCTCCCATGCCGCCAGGCTATGTCGTCGGAGCCATGCTATCTCATGCCTCCCCCTTACCCTTCCACCCATTGCTCCAAGGATCATGGCGACGCCGGCGAAACGGCTGCGGCCAGGCAGTATGTTAGGCAGTGCGAAGATGAACTCGGAGGCATTAAGGTTTTCGACTAG